One Enterobacter asburiae genomic window, GCCTGCTGGACACGATGTGGTCCTGGCGCGCCTGCTATGCCTTCCTGCTGGTGCTGTGCGTGATTGTCACTTTCAGCATGGCGCGCTGGATGCCGGAAACGCGCCCGCAGGACGCGCCGCGCACGAAGCTCATCACCAGCTATAAAACGCTTTTTGGTAACGGCTCGTTTACCTGCTACCTGCTGATGCTGATCGGCGGCCTGGCGGGCATTGCGGTGTTCGAAGCCTGCTCCGGCGTGCTGCTGGGCGCAGGGCTGGGCCTGAGCAGCATGGTAGTGAGTATTCTGTTTATTCTGCCGATCCCGGCGGCGTTCTTCGGCGCGTGGTTTGCCGGACGCCCGAACAAACGCTTCTCAACCCTGATGTGGCAGTCGGTGATCAGCTGTCTGCTGGCGGGTCTGATGATGTGGATCCCGGGGCTGTTTGACGTGATGTCGGTCTGGACGCTGCTCATCCCGGCTGCGCTGTTCTTCTTTGGTGCGGGAATGCTGTTCCCGCTGGCAACCAGCGGCGCGATGGAGCCGTTCCCGTTCCTTGCAGGCACGGCTGGCGCGCTGGTGGGCGGTTTGCAGAATATCGGTTCCGGCGCGCTAGCCTGGCTCTCCGCCATGATGCCGCAGACCGGGCAGGCTAGTTTGGGCCTGCTGATGACGCTGATGGGGCTGCTGATTTTACTGTGCTGGCTGCCGCTGGCGTCGCGTGTTCCGCATCACGAGCAGCCGGTTTAACCGCATGATGGCCCGGCTTCTCGCCGGGCTTTTCACAGACGGGCGCAATCATCGCCTGCAATAACGGCTCTGGCGCAGGCCGCCAGGCCCCCTCTTCCCCGTCGTAAAACTGGAAATCCGCGTTAAGCGCATACGGGATTTTCGCCTTTTGCAGCTCGCAGGCCATAAAGGTGGTGAAGGCCAGCTGCGAAGCGGTTGGCGTGAGGTGGTTTGACTCCCCCACGCCCCAGCCCCCGACCCAGCTGACGTGCCCGGTTTTTTGCTGCCAGCGCAGCGCGGTATTGATGCGATTATGGATAGCCGCTTTCTCCGCCGCCGTGCCGGACGTCCACGGGTATTTACCGCTATTTTTCAGCGGCCCCCACGGGAAAATATGCCACTCCGCCAGCAGGAAATTTTGACTGTGCGCAGGCAGCTTCAGGCTGGATAAATCCTCCGGCGCGGCACGCAGGCGCGGCGCAATAAAGATCATGCGCTGCGGGTCCATGTCGTGGATCGCTTTAATGGTTTTTTCATACACGCGGTTTAGCGACGCGAGGTTGTGGTTAAGCTTGTCGGCCGGCTCATAAATAAGATCAAAGCCCAGCAGCGGGTAGCTCTGA contains:
- a CDS encoding glycoside hydrolase family 5 protein; amino-acid sequence: MLKPFIASALLISSGWAIAAEPPLTAAHYAQQLGVGMDVDWARTERGIREFDPLVVRDFRAKGITHVRIRVADEPTEARLIHLRKLVEACEQYGVIPIVAYQADEYKNDPKADNEKETINWWIAVAHYFGQSYPLLGFDLIYEPADKLNHNLASLNRVYEKTIKAIHDMDPQRMIFIAPRLRAAPEDLSSLKLPAHSQNFLLAEWHIFPWGPLKNSGKYPWTSGTAAEKAAIHNRINTALRWQQKTGHVSWVGGWGVGESNHLTPTASQLAFTTFMACELQKAKIPYALNADFQFYDGEEGAWRPAPEPLLQAMIAPVCEKPGEKPGHHAVKPAARDAEHATPAAASTVKSAAPSASSAGPN
- the emrD gene encoding multidrug efflux MFS transporter EmrD, which encodes MKKQRNVNLLLMLVLLVAVGQMAQTIYIPAIADMAKELNVREGAVQSVMAAYLLTYGVSQLFYGPLSDRVGRRPVILVGMSIFMVATVIAITTHSLTVLIAASALQGVGTGVGGVMARTLPRDMYQGTQLRHANSLLNMGILVSPLLAPLIGGLLDTMWSWRACYAFLLVLCVIVTFSMARWMPETRPQDAPRTKLITSYKTLFGNGSFTCYLLMLIGGLAGIAVFEACSGVLLGAGLGLSSMVVSILFILPIPAAFFGAWFAGRPNKRFSTLMWQSVISCLLAGLMMWIPGLFDVMSVWTLLIPAALFFFGAGMLFPLATSGAMEPFPFLAGTAGALVGGLQNIGSGALAWLSAMMPQTGQASLGLLMTLMGLLILLCWLPLASRVPHHEQPV